A DNA window from Purpureocillium takamizusanense chromosome 9, complete sequence contains the following coding sequences:
- a CDS encoding uncharacterized protein (COG:S~TransMembrane:9 (i7-27o42-61i186-206o226-248i260-283o295-317i329-349o355-374i386-404o)~EggNog:ENOG503NVSC~CAZy:GT90), whose amino-acid sequence MCSEPAMARYGTVQLLALSCFLSFGYISSSLERHSLTERPRLSTLLVLLLSGAICFLASYLSKWLPGAEGRFVAGHRQPHDVSLLDLAPDEALSKGLASHGPNCPRRYTLPVLVLCIVLRLEIFHRVNYEQQCASPGIESFLCLLLIAHELFASRSRWGVPHSDDSDDPWRSCFDDLHDWFTGPRITMTFMVVSACVFSLGTYLSVSQTMRSTYVCFGPVDSRTQTVSLQLVGLVLDATIVALLWRVLAWTRTTKLKLRILGKILFLSSSMIALFWIAGTVLGGTRRFNVAFGSLYGFDILKDSAAFATLIISASFWTCETSTITSSGVVTFLVGAWASTMNVLALGNWAHSSRASGLVPLWLVAIGTVLFTYTHDIRAVLFIRRIALAGLLMALIIAATIFSFTKRLEIFEKRHPINDLIYDAQTRHERWLVGVSTSKTLAAATMIYEERHAGKVAPPNFAEWYQFASGSPITDNFAQIDRDLAPFWKFSPEELRKRVDAMIGYEGIATITIENGSVSRSDAGNDGDNQDLDEVAKMIEKFSQHMPDMVLPINLSPTPRILPSWRDVQLGGHADMGSIVSLISKRSTGVDGTAADDLDVRQEQVVSQELNWGITWASDFRQLLADACPPTSPARSTPHWNIGQFCDKCVRRHSRGQFLSDFERSLQVCEQPDLMHLHAFSMTNSRSAPIQRLLPLFGPSKTDNFGDIVIPIPKSRLVQPDSSWHFPRRYDSLFWRGSAGEDAQNGQALRGSHKFRLLHLTRKPGGRDEVRMVLPTPGKTDQFRTERVAAAEASNAMPFAVGIDDYSGCKGKNCELLKSAFGTETKTEEPLEYRYVLLTDEDNGPPTQMLRTMQSGSVPFVSTIFRTWYTERIQPWLHFVPIDVRYHALHTTLSYFTGTEDRPKMNGRDTALRGRIGDAEWISQQGQRWAAKALGNRDMEIYLFRLLLEWGRLMDDRRGEIGYRKGQNGDFENIGWTR is encoded by the exons ATGTGCAGTGAGCCTGCCATGGCTCGATATGGGACCGTGCAACTTCTTGCCTTGAG TTGTTTTTTATCATTCGGCTACATCTCGAGTTCACTGGAAAGGCACTCATTGACCG AGAGACCACGCCTATCAACCCTCCTCGTGTTGCTCTTGTCGGGAGCCATATGCTTCCTGGCAAGCTACCTTTCCAAGTGGCTACCTGGCGCAGAGGGGCGATTTGTCGCTGGGCATCGTCAACCTCACGATGTGTCGTTGCTAGACTTGGCACCAGATGAGGCGTTATCCAAGGGCTTAGCCAGTCATGGTCCTAACTGCCCCAGGAGATACACTCTGCCGGTGCTGGTTCTATGCATAGTCCTGCGGCTGGAGATCTTCCACCGCGTCAACTACGAGCAGCAATGTGCAAGCCCGGGAATCGAG TCATTTCTCTGCCTTCTGTTGATCGCCCATGAGTTATTCGCGAGTAGGAGTCGATGGGGCGTCCCACACTCGGACGACTCCGATGACCCTTGGCGCAGCTGCTTCGATGACCTCCACGACTGGTTCACGGGGCCACGCATCACCATGACCTTCATGGTGGTGAGCGCCTGTGTCTTCTCGCTCGGCACGTATCTTTCCGTCTCCCAGACGATGAGGTCAACCTACGTGTGTTTTGGTCCTGTCGACAGCAGGACACAGACCGTCTCCCTGCAGCTCGTGGGCTTGGTGCTTGATGCCACCATTGTCGCTCTTCTCTGGCGAGTACTGGCCTGGACACGGACCACCAAGTTGAAGCTGCGCATCCTAGGGAAGATCCTATTTCTCTCTTCCTCCATGATTGCCTTATTCTGGATTGCAGGCACTGTCCTAGGCGGTACTCGTCGGTTCAATGTGGCATTTGGGTCGTTGTATGGGTTCGATATTCTGAAGGACAGCGCAGCCTTTGCCACGCTCATCATCTCCGCCTCATTTTGGACCTGCGAGACGTCTACAATAACGTCATCAGGGGTCGTAACTtttctcgtcggcgcctggGCCTCGACCATGAATGTCCTCGCTCTGGGCAATTGGGCACACAGTTCCCGAGCAAGCGGCCTGGTGCCGCTCTGGCTCGTTGCAATTGGGACCGTTCTTTTCACTTATACCCATGATATCCGAGCTGTTCTCTTCATCAGGCGTATAGCTTTGGCGGGCCTTCTCATGGCACTGATTATCGCGGCAACCATTTTCTCCTTCACCAAACGGCTTGAAATCTTTGAAAAACGCCATCCTATCAACGACCTTATATACGATGCACAGACAAGGCATGAGCGCTGGCTAGTTGGAGTGTCAACGAGCAAGACGCTCGCGGCAGCCACAATGATCTACGAAGAGCGTCATGCTGGCAAGGTGGCACCTCCCAACTTCGCTGAGTGGTACCAGTTCGCATCGGGATCGCCCATAACCGACAACTTTGCTCAAATCGATAGAGATCTTGCCCCATTCTGGAAGTTCTCGCCAGAGGAGCTGCGGAAGCGGGTGGACGCCATGATTGGGTACGAGGGCATTGCCACAATCACCATCGAAAATGGCAGCGTAAGCAGAAGCGACGCgggcaacgacggcgacaaccaGGATTTGGACGAGGTCGCGAAAATGATTGAGAAGTTCTCACAACATATGCCAGACATGGTTCTGCCCATTAACCTTAGCCCAACACCTCGGATCCTGCCGTCCTGGCGGGATGTCCAGCTGGGGGGTCACGCAGATATGGGCTCCATTGTGAGCCTCATATCAAAGAGGTCGACGGGAGTCGATggaacagcagcagacgaCCTCGATGTAAGACAGGAGCAGGTTGTGTCTCAAGAGCTGAACTGGGGTATCACTTGGGCGAGCGACTTTCGACAGCTACTGGCGGACGCTTGTCCTCCCACCTCACCAGCCAGGTCGACTCCGCACTGGAACATTGGCCAATTCTGCGACAAATGTGTTCGTAGGCACTCGCGTGGCCAGTTTCTGAGCGACTTTGAGCGCTCTTTGCAAGTTTGCGAGCAGCCAGATCTCATGCATTTGCATGCCTTCTCCATGACGAactcgaggtcggcgccaATCCAGCGGCTGCTTCCACTGTTCGGGCCTTCCAAGACGGACAACTTTGGAGACATAGTTATTCCGATACCCAAGTCTAGACTCGTGCAGCCGGACAGTTCATGGCATTTCCCACGGCGATATGACAGCCTGTTCTGGAGAGGATCCGCTGGAGAGGACGCACAAAACGGCCAAGCACTTCGAGGCAGCCACAAATTTCGACTCTTGCATCTGACTAGGAAGCCTGGGGGGCGGGACGAGGTACGCATGGTTTTGCCAACACCAGGAAAGACGGATCAGTTTAGGACCGAACGCGTTGCGGCAGCTGAGGCCAGCAATGCCATGCCTTTTGCCGTGGGCATCGACGACTACTCGGGTTGCAAGGGGAAGAACTGCGAGCTCTTGAAGAGTGCGTTTGGCACTGAAACAAAGACGGAGGAGCCCTTGGAATACCGTTATGTTCTGCTTACAGACGAGGACAACGGGCCGCCCACACAGATGCTGCGCACCATGCAGTCAGGGAGCGTGCCGTTCGTGTCGACAATCTTCCGGACGTGGTACACGGAGCGGATCCAGCCATGGCTGCATTTCGTGCCGATAGACGTGAGGTACCACGCGCTGCACACGACGCTGTCCTACTTCACCGGGACGGAAGACCGGCCGAAGATGAATGGCCGTGATACGGCCCTGCGGGGCCGCATAGGCGACGCGGAGTGGATCAgccagcagggccagcggtgggcggcgaaggcgctgGGCAACAGAGACATGGAAATCTACCTGTTTCGGCTGCTTCTCGAATGGGGCCGGCTGATGGACGACAGGCGCGGCGAGATTGGCTATCGTAAAGGCCAGAATGGCGACTTTGAAAACATTGGGTGGACTCGATAG
- the PFA4 gene encoding Protein S-acyltransferase (EggNog:ENOG503NYTE~TransMembrane:4 (i12-29o49-68i133-152o172-194i)~COG:I), giving the protein MAGFNDAPLIQNLAVPAVCLLIAFLSYFSQYIFHHSTLEPGPPSKNESLIFNTLLLCLWYSYFKAVTVDPGRYDFTDRVIEADGNWCKKCNAPKPPRAHHCRHCGRCIPKMDHHCPWTRNCVSMTTFPHFLRFLVYANLSLWMLGSLLWQRFFALWEARHMPAYLGPTIEALIGLALTSLICFFTSLALAIMLISTLKSWIFNCTMIEGWELERHEAVLERGGRDWWDITGADGDTFRFERVEFPYDIGFFSNMAQAMGTPNALLWFYPLAGNPYVSKDSKGSGWNWEENGFNRVEGMWPPPDPEKLRRAARPWPAARRDYGAEMRDANLSSEERKRAFRERQEQDERRRKTLLAELEEVDGFDAIGDDADDLDDVYDQHSLDSAEWANSDGERLRDFGVDEDAENAADLGALSDDDVPLGELLRRRKVYHKGDDIL; this is encoded by the coding sequence ATGGCAGGCTTCAACGATGCGCCGCTGATCCAGAACCTGGCCGTGCCCGCCGTCTGTCTGCTCATTGCCTTCCTGAGCTACTTTTCGCAATACATCTTCCATCACTCGACTCTCGAGCCCGGGCCGCCCTCGAAGAACGAATCCCTCATTTTCAATACCCTTCTACTATGCCTCTGGTATTCCTACTTCAAGGCGGTCACGGTTGACCCCGGGCGATACGACTTCACAGACAGGGTGATCGAGGCGGACGGCAACTGGTGCAAGAAATGCAATGCTCCCAAGCCCCCCAGGGCACACCACTGTCGCCATTGTGGCCGGTGCATCCCCAAGATGGACCATCATTGCCCGTGGACCCGAAACTGCGTGTCCATGACAACCTTCCCGCACTTCCTTCGCTTTCTGGTATACGCCAATCTGTCTCTCTGGATGCTCGGATCGCTCCTGTGGCAGCGTTTCTTTGCTCTTTGGGAGGCTCGCCACATGCCCGCATATCTTGGACCGACCATTGAGGCCCTCATTGGACTCGCCCTAACATCGTTGATATGCTTCTTCACAAGCCTCGCGCTGGCAATAATGCTCATATCGACTCTCAAATCGTGGATCTTCAATTGCACAATGATTGAGGGGTGGGAACTTGAGCGGCACGAGGCGGTGCTCGAGCGAGGGGGTCGCGACTGGTGGGATATCACAGGAGCTGACGGCGATACGTTTCGGTTCGAAAGGGTCGAGTTTCCCTATGACATTGGCTTCTTCTCAAATATGGCTCAAGCCATGGGCACGCCAAACGCTCTACTCTGGTTCTATCCGCTAGCGGGCAACCCCTACGTCAGCAAGGACAGCAAAGGCAGTGGCTGGAATTGGGAGGAGAACGGTTTCAATCGGGTAGAAGGCATGTGGCCTCCACCCGATCCGGAAAAGCTCCGACGAGCAgcaaggccatggcccgcgGCTCGAAGAGACTATGGGGCCGAGATGCGAGACGCGAACTTGAGCTCAGAGGAGCGGAAAAGAGCATTTAGGGAGCGGCAGGAGCAAGACGAAAGACGAAGAAAGACGCTTCTCGCGGAATTGGAGGAAGTGGATGGTTTTGATGCCAttggcgatgatgccgacgacctcgacgacgtaTACGATCAGCACTCACTCGACTCCGCCGAATGGGCGAATTCAGACGGTGAGCGACTTCGAGACTTTGGTGTGGATGAGGACGCAGAGAATGCTGCCGATCTCGGCGCGCTTAGCGATGATGACGTGCCTTTAGGAGAGTTGTTGCGTCGGAGAAAAGTGTACCATAAAGGCGATGATATTTTGTGA
- the MYO1_1 gene encoding class II myosin (COG:Z~BUSCO:EOG092608L0~EggNog:ENOG503NW13), with product MGISRRPKNKGAQGAQADASGARGGAGARPKKATFEVTKKKEIGVSDLTLLSKVSNEAINDNLKKRFEGGEIYTYIGHVLVSVNPFRDLGIYTDHVLESYKGKNRLEMPPHVFAIAESAYYNMKAYSDNQCVIISGESGAGKTEAAKRIMQYIASVSGEQSGDIKKIKEMVLATNPLLESFGNAKTLRNNNSSRFGKYLQIHFNSRGEPVGADITNYLLEKSRVVGQIANERNFHIFYQFTKGASRQYQELFGIQKPETYVYTSRSRCFDVDGIDDLAEFQDTLNAMNIIGLSQAEQDEIFRMLAAVLWIGNIQFQEDQSGYAAVADQSVVDFVAYLLEATPEQVVNAITIRILTPRNGEVIESPGNPAQATATRDALAKAIYSNLFDWIVERINTSLKSRQATSNSIGILDIYGFEIFEKNSFEQLCINYVNEKLQQIFIQLTLKTEQEEYAREKIQWTPIKYFDNKVVCDLIEQVRPPGIFSAMKDATKTAHADPAACDRTFMQSINGMSHAHLTPRQGNFIVKHYAGDVAYTVDGITDKNKDQLLKGLLNLFSKSGNQFIHTLFPHQVDQDNRKQPPSAGDRIRTSANALVDTLMKCQPSYIRTIKPNENKSPTEYNSPNVLHQIKYLGLQENVRIRRAGFAYRQAFDKFVDRFFLLSPATSYAGEYTWQGSYEEAVKQILKDTSIPKEEWQLGVTKAFIKAPETLFALEHMRDRYWHNMATRIQRMWRAYLAYRAESATRIQRMWRKKRTGAEFLQLRDQGHRVLQGRKERRRMSLLGSRRFLGDYLGINASSGPGAHIRNAANIGSNERAVFSCRGEILEAKFGRSSKPSPRIIVVTNSKYYIIAQILVNGQPQISVEKAVPLGAIKYIGASTSQDDWFSLGIGSAQEPDPLMNCVFKTEMLTQMQRYMPGGFNLKIADVIEYAKKPGKMQQVKVMKDSQQRADFYKSGAVHTHQGEPPNSVSRPTPRAKPVPPRPITRGKLIKPGGPSGRPSRLTGSRTVQPRPGAGGARAVPQPPAAVTTASQAASRAPVPTPVPTPSPAAAATAHKPLPSHTRNQGSNGGGSAARAPPPPPPAAPPAKPKIMAKVLYDFAGQRENELSIKAGDVIEIVQKETNGWWLAKNAQGQAWVPAAYVEEQAAPAPAPRAPPAPPAAKAKPPAPPAKRPAAGRKPADLGQRDSGMSLNGASGSDGSRSNTPTPSLGGSLADALLARKNAMQNREKDDDDW from the exons ATG GGTATATCCAGGCGTCCCAAGAAcaagggcgcgcagggcgcgcAAGCTGACGCCTCCGGTGCAcgcggaggcgccggcgcgagaCCCAAGAAGGCCACCTTCGAGGTCACCAAGAAGAAAGAAATAGGCGTATCCGACTTGACCTTGCTGAGCAAAGTCTCAAATGAGGCCATCAACGACAATCTCAAGAAGCgcttcgagggcggcgaaaTATACACCTACATCGGGCACGTCCTGGTCTCCGTCAACCCCTTCCGCGACCTGGGCATCTACACCGACCACGTGCTTGAGAGTTACAAGGGAAAGAACCGCCTCGAGATGCCCCCCCACgtcttcgccatcgccgaaTCCGCCTATTACAATATGAAAGCCTATAGCGACAACCAGTGCGTCATCATTTCGGGCGAGTCTGGCGCCGGCAAGACCGAGGCTGCCAAGCGCATCATGCAGTATATAGCAAGTGTCTCGGGCGAACAGTCGGGCGATATCAAAAAGATCAAGGAAATGGTGCTGGCCACAAACCCCTTGCTGGAATCTTTTGGAAACGCAAAGACGCTGCGCAACAACAACTCGTCGAGATTCGGCAAATATCTCCAAATTCACTTCAACTCGAGGGGCGAACCTGTCGGCGCGGACATCACCAACTACCTCCTCGAGAAGTCGCGAGTTGTCGGCCAGATCGCAAACGAGCGAAATTTCCACATCTTCTATCAGTTCACCAAGGGTGCCTCGCGGCAGTACCAAGAGCTGTTTGGCATCCAGAAGCCCGAAACCTACGTCTACACAAGCCGCTCCAGGTgcttcgacgtcgacggcatcgacgatCTTGCAGAATTTCAAGACACTCTGAACGCCATGAACATTATTGGGTTGAGCCAGGCTGAACAAGATGAGATATTTCGTATGCTAGCCGCTGTCCTGTGGATTGGGAACATCCAGTTTCAAGAGGACCAGAGCGGCTACGCCGCAGTGGCAGATCAGTCCGTGGTCGACTTCGTCGCGTATCTCTTAGAGGCGACCCCCGAGCAGGTGGTAAACGCCATCACAATTCGCATTTTGACTCCGCGCAACGGCGAGGTCATCGAATCTCCTGGCAACCCCGCGCAGGCTACCGCCACCAGAGATGCCTTGGCCAAGGCCATATACAGCAATCTTTTCGACTGGATCGTGGAGCGCATCAATACATCACTCAAGTCTAGACAAGCGACGTCCAACTCAATTGGTATTTTGGACATTTACGGATTCGAAATCTTTGAGAAAAATAGCTTCGAGCAGCTATGCATCAACTACGTCAACGAGAAGCTCCAGCAGATCTTTATCCAACTCACCCTCAAGACCGAGCAAGAAGAATATGCCAGAGAGAAGATTCAGTGGACCCCCATAAAGTACTTCGACAACAAAGTCGTTTGTGACCTAATCGAGCAGGTCCGGCCTCCAGGCATCTTCTCGGCCATGAAGGACGCAACCAAGACAGCACACGCTGACCCTGCCGCCTGCGACCGTACATTTATGCAGAGCATCAATGGCATGTCGCACGCGCATTTGACGCCGCGCCAGGGCAACTTTATTGTCAAGCACTACGCAGGTGACGTGGCCTacaccgtcgacggcatTACCGACAAGAACAAGGACCAGCTTCTGAAGGGCCTCCTAAATCTGTTCTCCAAGAGCGGGAACCAATTTATTCACACCCTTTTCCCTCACCAAGTTGATCAGGATAATCGAAAACAGCCCCCGTCGGCCGGTGACCGCATTCGCACCTCTGCCAATGCCCTGGTGGACACGCTCATGAAGTGTCAGCCTTCTTATATTCGAACCATCAAACCAAACGAGAACAAGTCTCCCACAGAATACAACAGCCCCAACGTTCTGCACCAGATCAAGTATTTGGGCCTTCAAGAGAACGTTCGTATACGTCGCGCCGGCTTTGCCTACCGTCAAGCCTTTGACAAATTTGTGGACCGATTCTTTCTcctctcgcccgcgacgtctTACGCAGGAGAGTACACATGGCAAGGATCTTACGAAGAGGCAGTAAAGCAAATCTTGAAGGATACCAGCATTCCCAAGGAGGAATGGCAACTAGGTGTCACCAAGGCATTCATCAAGGCGCCCGAGACGCTGTTTGCTCTGGAGCACATGCGTGATCGATACTGGCACAACATGGCCACCCGTATCCAGAGGATGTGGCGGGCGTACCTAGCATACCGCGCCGAGTCAGCCACTCGCATCCAACGAAtgtggaggaagaagaggaccGGTGCCGAATTCCTGCAGCTGCGTGACCAGGGCCATCGCGTGCTGCAGGGCCGCAAGGAAAGGCGAAGAATGAGTCTCTTGGGCTCCCGCAGATTTCTCGGAGACTATTTGGGCATAAACGCGTCCAGTGGGCCAGGCGCTCACATCCGCAACGCTGCAAACATTGGATCTAACGAGCGGGCCGTGTTCTCTTGCCGCGGCGAGATTCTCGAGGCCAAGTTTGGACGGTCCAGCAAGCCAAGCCCGCGGATCATCGTTGTGACCAACAGCAAGTACTACATCATTGCTCAGATCCTGGTAAATGGCCAGCCCCAAATCTCGGTGGAAAAGGCCGTTCCACTTGGAGCCATCAAGTACATCGGCGCTTCCACCTCCCAGGACGACTGGTTCTCCCTTGGCATTGGGTCTGCTCAGGAGCCGGATCCCCTGATGAACTGTGTCTTCAAGACCGAGATGCTCACCCAGATGCAACGATACATGCCGGGGGGTTTCAACTTGAAGATTGCGGATGTGATTGAATATGCCAAGAAGCCAGGCAAGATGCAACAAGTCAAGGTCATGAAAGACTCGCAACAGCGCGCGGACTTCTACAAGAGTGGTGCCGTCCACACGCATCAGGGAGAGCCACCCAACTCAGTCTCAAGGCCGACACCAAGGGCGAAGCCcgtgccgcctcggcctATTACACGGGGTAAACTCATCAAGCCCGGCGGCCCTAGCGGGCGGCCTTCTCGACTCACTGGCAGCCGAACTGTGCAGCCGAGAccaggcgcaggcggtgcCCGAGCAGTGCCCCAACCCCCTGCAGCCGTAACAACTGCATCGCAAgctgcgtcgagggcgccggtCCCTACGCCGGTGCCAACACCCTCcccagcggccgcggcgacagcacACAAACCGCTTCCGAGCCACACCCGGAACCAAGGAAGCAATGGGGGAGGTAGCGCAGCGCgtgcgcctccgcctccgccacccgccgctccccccgCAAAGCCCAAGATCATGGCAAAGGTTTTGTACGACTTCGCTGGTCAAAGGGAGAACGAGTTGTCTATCAAGGCAGGTGACGTCATTGAGATAGTTCAGAAAGAAACGAATG GGTGGTGGTTAGCCAAGAACGCCCAGGGACAAGCTtgggtgccggcggcgtaCGTAGAGGAGCAGGCAGctccggcaccggcacctcgagctcctccagcccCCCCTGCCGCCAAAGCGaagcctcccgcgccgcccgccaagcgcccggctgctgggcgcAAGCCTGCTGATCTCGGCCAGCGAGATTCAGGCATGAGCCTCAATGGGGCCAGCGGGTCCGACGGCAGCCGTAGCAacacgcccacgcccagccTAGGGGGCAGCTTGGCAGATGCGCTCTTGGCTCGCAAGAACGCCATGCAGAATAGGGAgaaagatgacgacgactggTAG
- a CDS encoding uncharacterized protein (COG:S~EggNog:ENOG503P3UG), protein MAESTEQQQGGNLAPVDETPISPVRPDNARKNSLENHLMHRPNRSELVEKNILPESSAAPGLLAHQRELERSMLEDKLNDKISHRPDPEALVKGGVLHEDPRSAEQKYEEAIEEEYAKREGGA, encoded by the exons atggccgaatccaccgagcagcagcagggcggcaacctggcccccgtcgacgagacgccTATCTCCCCTGTCCGCCCCGATAACGCCAGAAAGAATTCGCTTGAGAACCATCTGATGCATCGGCCGAACCGTTCCGAGCTGGTAGAGA AGAATATTCTCCCCGaatcctcggccgcgcccggGTTGCTCGCCCACCAGAGAGAG CTCGAAAGAAGCATGCTTGAGGATAAGCTCAACGACAAGATCTCGCATCGCCCAGACCCTGAAGCCCTTGTAAAGGGTGGAGTGCTGCACGAGGACCCCCGTTCTGCGGAGCAAAAGTACGAGGAGGCGATTGAGGAGGAATACGCCAAGCGTGAGGGAGGCGCGTAA
- the FPR2 gene encoding Peptidylprolyl isomerase (EggNog:ENOG503P579~SECRETED:SignalP(1-20~SECRETED:cutsite=AAA-DG~SECRETED:prob=0.6552)~COG:O): MKVAALVSLVASAAVGLAAADGLKIDVTLPVDCDRKTQNGDRVSMHYRGTLAESGNKFDASYDRNQPLTFKLGSGQVIKGWDQGLLDMCIGEKRTLTIPPELGYGQRAMGPIPAGSTLVFETELVAIDGVPKPDKIKTKTASAEGVAEKVASAAADAADAAKTFIADTDDVQGHEEL, translated from the exons ATGaaggtcgccgccctcgtctccctgGTCGCatctgccgccgtcggcctcgctgccgccgacggactCAAGATTGACGTTACCCTGCCCGTTGATTGCGACCGTAAGACGCAGAATGGCGATAGAGTGTCAATGCATTACAGGGGCACCCTGGCCGAGTCGGGCAACAAGTTCGATGCCA GCTACGACCGGAACCAGCCGCTCACCTTCAAGCTTGGCAGCGGGCAGGTCATCAAGGG ATGGGACCAAGGCCTTCTTGACATGTGCATAGGCGAGAAGCG CACTCTGACAATCCCACCCGAGCTCGGCTACGGCCAGCGTGCGATGGGCCCCATTCCGGCCGGTTCGACCCTTG TGTTTGAAACGGAGCTCGTGGCCATTGATGGTGTCCCCAAGCCGGACAAGATCAAGACGAAGACAGCCAGCGCCGAGGGTGTTGCCGAGAAGGTTGCCAGTGCcgcggccgatgcggccgaTGCGGCCAAGACATTTATtgccgacaccgacgacgtCCAAGGCCACGAGGAGCTGTAG